One stretch of Clavelina lepadiformis chromosome 6, kaClaLepa1.1, whole genome shotgun sequence DNA includes these proteins:
- the LOC143461886 gene encoding uncharacterized protein LOC143461886 isoform X7: MDDKELQYLVVDKKVINDPARQADWTQKRLVWVPSKEHGFEAASLKSDKGDEVVVELADSGKKMSLNKNDVQKMNPPKFTKVEDMADMTCLNEASVLHNLKDRYYSGLIYTYSGLFCVVVNPYKFYPIYTEKVIDMYKGKKRHEVPPHVYAITDTAYRSMLQDREDQSILCTGESGAGKTENTKKVIQFLAHVAASPKGTKAHGAPEFKQGELEQQLLQANPILEAFGNAKTVKNDNSSRFGKFIRINFDTSGYISGANIETYLLEKARVHQQAPNERTFHIFYQLLAGANDQLKRELLLQDIKNYRFISNGMQTVAGANDTDVFQETLRAMEIMNISESDVKSMLKVVSAVLSFGNMEFKKERNSDQASMPDNTVAQRVSQLLGIHVVDFTKALLKPKIKVGRDFVHKAQTKEQVDFAVEALAKAQYERLFRWIVDRINRSLDRTTRQGTNFLGILDIAGFEIFELNSFEQLCINYTNEKLQQLFNHTMFILEQEEYRREGIEWKFIDFGLDLQPCINLIESQANPPGILSLLDEECWFPKATDKTFVEKVVKQLGGNPKFQRAKQLKGNCDFSIIHYAGKVDYLATKWLMKNMDPLNDNVTDLLHNSTDQFVSIMWRDMSKVVGLEQLVAAGGESKFSSSHAYKTKKGMFRTVGALYKDQLQKLMVTLRNTNPNFVRCIIPNYDKRPGKINAHLVLEQLRCNGVLEGIRICRQGFPNRVPFQEFRQRYEILTPNILPKDIMDGKKAAIKMINALDLDENLFRIGQSKIFFRSGVLAHLEEERDLKLTDIIIQFQAQCRAYLARKNFSKRKDQLRAIRVIQRNGLAYLKLRNWLWWRLFTKVKPLLQVTRQEEDLNAKERELKVVQEKKEELEKSLADVEKKFAQVCEEKNLLTDQLQSEQEAWAETEEMRGRLAAKKTELEEILRDLEARLDDEEERNLSLTTEKKKMQTNIKDLEEQLDEEEAARQKLQLEKVTLDAKCKKMDEDLNMMEDMQAKIQRERKALEERCNELEGSLGDEEEKAKMLSKMKNKNEAVISDLEERLKKEEKQRQELEKIRRNLEAEIADLRDQIADLQMQVEELKAQNQRKDEELAALQERLDQEQSARSQLTKNFRELQNSQAETQEDLEQERSQRSKAEKQKRDLSEELEALKTELEDSLDTTAAQQEIKSQRERELENLKKTLESETHSFETQLQQMRQKHNSSNEQFQDEIDSLRRNKSTLEKTKSALESENQELQEELRLVSGAKNDSEGKRRKQEAQIQEYSAKLQDTERARNDLQDKYSKAQMELESLSQNLEQVEVQLSRSQKEASQLDSQLQDAQSQSQEETQAKLKLASRIRALDDERAALEEQLEEEEEAKKIVEKQLSTANHALQELRKRMEADGEALDGLEESKKRLQRELEDRNQQLEEKAAQCDKLEKTNKRLQADVDDLSVESDHNRSVISQLEKKQRQFDKALADERLVSSKYAEERDQADREAREKDTKAISLSHECDELKDRIDELERVRRSQQSELDELISSKDATGKSAHELERSKRNLESQLEELKTQLEELEDELQVTEDAKLRLEVNLQAAKANFDREMQARDDQAEEKRRGIMKQLREMEAELEEERKQRSSASAAKKKLEMDFNDLESNIDAATKAKEDAIKQLKKAQAQLKDYHREIDDLRQSRDDLLISSRESEKKAKNLEADMMQAQEDLSASERQRRAAEAERDDLQEELSGGLKDKSVQADERRRLELRINEVEEEREDMESSLEMMDEKIRKLTSQNEQFANELSAERSALQKQESAKSHLERQNKELKIKLSEMEQTIRTKQKNAIASLEAKIASAEEQLEGEAKERAAANKLLRRSDKKLKESLMQIEDERRHADQYKEQVDKINGRVKALKRQLDDTEEEVSRANAGKRKIQRDLDDMSEQNETLQREVNQLRNKLRRGDTGIRSSKSSRYRLQHLQDSDDDGAEGDGETTAAATGEA, translated from the exons ATGGATGACAAGGAATTGCAATACCTGGTCGTGGACAAGAAAGTGATCAATGACCCTGCACGTCAGGCGGACTGGACGCAGAAGCGGCTGGTCTGGGTGCCCTCCAAGGAACACGGTTTCGAAGCTGCCAGTCTTAAGAGTGATAAAGGCGATGAAGTGGTTGTTGAGCTAGCTGACAGTGGCAAGAAAATGTCGCTCAATAAAAATGATGTGCAAAAAATGAATCCGCCGAAATTTACCAAAGTAGAAGACATGGCAGACATGACCTGCCTCAATGAAGCCTCTGTGCTACACAATCTTAAAGACAGATACTACTCCGGTCTCATTTAT ACATACTCTGGATTGTTCTGTGTGGTTGTCAACCCTTACAAATTCTATCCAATTTACACTGAAAAAGTCATTGACATGTACAAGGGTAAGAAACGTCACGAGGTGCCACCCCACGTATATGCCATAACAGATACAGCATACAGGAGCATGTTGCAAG ATCGTGAAGACCAGTCTATTCTCTGCAC TGGTGAATCCGGTGCGggaaaaactgaaaacacTAAAAAAGTGATTCAGTTCCTGGCTCATGTGGCTGCTTCTCCGAAAGGAACAAAAGCTCATGGAGCACCT GAATTCAAGCAG GGTGAATTGGAGCAGCAACTTCTGCAAGCTAATCCTATCTTGGAGGCATTTGGTAATGCAAAGACTGTCAAAAATGACAATTCTTCAAGATTT GGAAAGTTCATTCGTATCAACTTTGATACTTCGGGTTATATCTCTGGAGCCAACATTGAAACAT ACTTGCTGGAAAAGGCCAGAGTGCATCAACAAGCCCCCAATGAAAGGACTTTCCACATATTCTATCAACTGCTTGCTGGAGCCAATGACCAACTTAAGC GCGAGCTCCTTCTCCAGGATATCAAAAACTACCGCTTCATCTCGAACGGGATGCAAACTGTTGCGGGAGCAAATGATACTGATGTCTTCCAGGAGACTCTTCGGGCCATGGAAATCATGAACATCAGTGAATCAGATGTTAAAT CGATGTTGAAGGTTGTATCCGCTGTTCTATCATTTGGCAACATGGAGTTCAAGAAAGAACGAAACTCAGATCAGGCGTCAATGCCAGACAACACCGTTGCACAACGTGTTTCTCAACTTCTTGGCATTCATGTTGTTGATTTCACGAAGGCCCTTCTGAAACCAAAAATAAAGGTCGGCCGTGATTTCGTGCACAAAGCACAGACCAAAGAACAG GTTGATTTTGCTGTTGAAGCCTTGGCTAAGGCGCAATATGAGCGTCTGTTCCGTTGGATTGTGGACAGAATTAATCGCTCTCTTGACAGGACTACACGACAAGGCACCAACTTCCTTGGTATCTTGGATATTGCTGGATTCGAAATCTTCGAG TTGAATAGCTTCGAACAGTTGTGTATCAACTATACGAATGAAAAGCTGCAACAGTTGTTCAACCATACTATGTTTATTCTAGAGCAG GAAGAGTATCGCCGTGAAGGCATCGAGTGGAAATTCATCGACTTCGGATTGGACTTGCAACCTTGCATCAACCTCATTGAAAGTCAA GCCAACCCACCTGGGATCCTATCGCTACTGGATGAGGAATGTTGGTTCCCGAAGGCAACCGACAAGACATTTGTGGAAAAAGTTGTCAAGCAACTGGGAGGAAATCCAAAATTTCAACGTGCTAAACAGCTTAAAGGAAACTGTGATTTCTCGATCATTCACTACGCTGGAAAG GTCGATTACTTAGCTACAAAATGGTTAATGAAGAACATGGACCCGTTGAATGACAACGTCACTGACCTTCTCCACAACTCCACCGACCAGTTTGTCAGCATCATGTGGAGGGACA TGTCGAAGGTTGTTGGACTCGAACAACTGGTTGCAGCCGGAGGAGAGTCCAAATTTTCAAGCAGCCATGCTTACAAGACAAAGAAAGGGATGTTTAGGACCGTTGGTGCTCTATACAAGGACCAGCTGCAAAAATTGATGGTCACTTTAAGAAACACCAACCCCAATTTCGTCCG TTGCATCATTCCTAATTATGACAAGAGACCTGGCAAAATCAACGCGCATCTTGTGCTGGAGCAGCTCCGTTGCAATGGTGTATTGGAGGGAATCAGAATCTGCAGACAG GGATTCCCAAATCGTGTTCCCTTTCAAGAGTTCCGTCAGCGTTATGAGATCCTAACTCCCAACATTCTCCCTAAAGACATCATGGATGGAAAGAAAGCTGCCATCAAGATGATCAACGCTCTCGATCTCGACGAGAATCTCTTCAGGATAGGTCAGAGCAAGATCTTCTTCAGGAGCGGTGTCCTGGCTCACTTGGAGGAGGAGAGAGATCTCAAATTGACCGACATTATCATCCAGTTCCAGGCTCAATGCCGCGCCTATCTTGCTCGCAA AAACTTCTCCAAACGCAAGGATCAGCTTCGTGCTATCCGTGTCATCCAGAGGAATGGTCTTGCTTATCTCAAGCTCCGCAACTGGCTGTGGTGGAGACTCTTCACAAAAGTCAAACCTCTCCTGCAAGTCACAAGGCAGGAAGAGGACCTTAACGCAAAAGAGCGGGAACTTAAAGTGGttcaagaaaaaaaagaagagcTTGAAAAGTCTCTCGCTGATGTAGAGAAGAAATTTGCTCAG GTTTGTGAAGAGAAAAATCTGCTCACAGATCAACTTCAGTCAGAGCAAGAAGCGTGGGCGGAGACTGAGGAGATGAGAGGAAGATTGGCTGCCAAGAAGACCGAGCTAGAAGAGATTCTTCGTGATCTTGAAGCTCGACTTGATGATGAAGAGGAGAGAAACCTTTCTCTTACAACAGAGAAGAAGAAGATGCAGACCAACATCAAG GATCTTGAAGAGCAACTGGATGAGGAAGAGGCTGCTCGTCAAAAACTTCAACTGGAGAAAGTAACCTTGGATGCCAAGTGCAAGAAGATGGATGAAGATCTAAATATGATGGAGGACATGCAAGCTAAA ATTCAACGTGAACGTAAAGCACTGGAAGAGAGATGCAATGAACTTGAAGGCTCCCTTGGAGATGAGGAAGAAAAAGCAAAGATGCTTTCTAAGATGAAGAACAAG AATGAAGCGGTCATATCTGATTTAGAGGAGCGCCTTAAGAAAGAAGAGAAACAACGCCAGGAGTTGGAAAAGATCCGCAGAAATCTTGAAGCTGAAATTGCTGATCTTCGTGATCAAATTGCGGATCTTCAGATGCAAGTGGAAGAATTAAAAGCTCAAAATCAACGTAAAGATGAGGAGCTTGCGGCACTTCAAGAAag gcTTGACCAGGAACAGTCGGCCAGGAGCCAACTTACAAAGAACTTCCGTGAACTCCAGAATTCTCAGGCAGAGACCCAGGAAGATCTTGAACAAGAAAGATCCCAGAGGAGCAAAGCCGAGAAGCAGAAGAGAGATCTCAGTGAGGAATTGGAAGCACTCAAGACCGAGTTGGAAGACTCTCTTGATACAACAGCTGCTCAACAAGAAATCAA ATCTCAGCGTGAACGTGAGTTGGAAAATCTGAAGAAGACCCTTGAATCTGAGACACATTCATTCGAAACGCAACTTCAACAGATGAGACAAAAGCACAACAGCTCAAACGAACAATTTCAGGATGAAATTGATTCACTCAGACGA AACAAGTCCACCCTTGAGAAGACAAAATCCGCTTTGGAATCGGAGAACCAAGAACTGCAGGAGGAGCTAAGACTTGTCTCCGGTGCCAAGAATGATTCGGAAGGAAAGCGACGCAAGCAGGAGGCGCAAATCCAGGAGTACAGCGCCAAGTTGCAAGACACAGAACGAGCCCGCAACGACTTGCAGGATAAATACAGCAAAGCACAG ATGGAATTGGAAAGCTTGAGTCAGAATCTTGAACAAGTCGAGGTGCAACTGTCCCGCTCACAGAAGGAGGCATCTCAACTGGACAGTCAACTCCAAGACGCTCAA TCCCAATCGCAAGAGGAGACACAAGCCAAACTGAAGCTTGCATCCCGCATTCGAGCTCTTGATGATGAGAGAGCTGCTTTGGAGGAGCAACTAGAAGAGGAAGAAGAAGCAAAGAAAATTGTCGAGAAGCAACTTAGCACTGCCAACCATGCG ctgCAAGAGCTTCGCAAGAGAATGGAAGCTGATGGTGAAGCTCTCGACGGTCTTGAAGAGTCAAAGAAGAGACTCCAGAGAGAATTGGAAGACAGAAACCAGCAACTGGAAGAGAAAGCCGCCCAGTGTGACAAG ctTGAGAAGACGAACAAGCGCCTCCAAGCCGATGTGGATGACTTGTCTGTTGAATCTGATCACAACCGCTCCGTGATCTCACAATTGGAGAAGAAACAGCGTCAATTTGACAAAGCTCTTGCCGACGAGCGTCTTGTCTCCTCCAAGTACGCTGAAGAACGTGACCAAGCTGACCGTGAAGCGCGCGAGAAGGACACGAAAGCCATCTCACTCAGCCATGAGTGCGATGAACTCAAGGATAGG ATTGATGAGCTTGAGCGTGTACGTCGCTCACAACAATCGGAACTTGACGAATTGATCAGCTCCAAAGATGCTACAG GTAAAAGTGCTCACGAGCTTGAGCGCAGCAAACGTAATCTTGAGAGTCAGCTTGAGGAGCTGAAGACTCAACTGGAGGAACTTGAAGACGAACTACAGGTGACTGAAGACGCCAAACTTCGCCTTGAAGTCAACTTGCAAGCAGCCAAGGCCAACTTTGATCGTGAGATGCAGGCTCGAGATGACCAAGCTGAGGAGAAGAGAAGAGGAATAATGAAACAG TTGAGAGAAATGGAAGCTGAACTAGAGGAAGAAAGGAAGCAAAGATCTTCTGCCTCTGCTGCCAAGAAGAAGCTTGAAATGGATTTCAATGATCTTGAGAGCAACATTGATGCTGCCACCAAGGCCAAAGAAGATGCCATCAAGCAACTTAAGAAAGCACAG GCTCAACTCAAAGATTATCATCGTGAAATTGATGACCTGCGTCAGTCACGTGACGACCTTCTCATCTCATCCCGTGAGAGCGAGAAGAAGGCGAAGAACCTTGAGGCGGACATGATGCAAGCTCAGGAGGATCTCTCTGCATCCGAACGTCAACGACGTGCTGCAGAAGCAGAGCGTGATGATCTTCAAGAGGAATTGAGTGGAGGACTCAAGGACAA ATCTGTCCAAGCTGATGAACGACGCAGACTTGAGTTGCGCATCAACGAGGTAGAAGAAGAGCGTGAAGACATGGAATCTTCATTGGAAATGATGGATGAAAAGATTAGGAAGCTGACG TCTCAAAACGAACAATTTGCAAACGAACTTTCTGCCGAACGTTCAGCTCTTCAGAAACAGGAGAGTGCGAAGAGTCATCTTGAAAGACAA AACAAGGAACTGAAGATTAAGTTGAGCGAAATGGAGCAGACGATAAGGACCAAGCAAAAGAACGCGATTGCTTCACTTGAGGCCAAAATCGCCAGTGCTGAGGAACAACTTGAGGGTGAAGCTAA AGAACGCGCTGCGGCCAACAAATTGCTTCGTCGTAGTGACAAGAAACTGAAAGAATCGCTGATGCAGATTGAAGACGAAAGGCGACACGCTGATCAATACAAAGAACAG GTCGACAAAATTAATGGCCGTGTGAAGGCGCTAAAGCGTCAGCTTGACGACACGGAAGAGGAGGTGTCACGTGCTAACGCCGGTAAGCGTAAGATCCAGCGCGACCTCGACGACATGTCTGAACAGAATGAAACTTTGCAACGCGAGGTCAACCAACTGCGAAACAAACTCAG GCGAGGTGATACCGGCATCCGCAGCTCGAAATCTTCCCGATACCGTCTCCAACATCTCCAAGACTCCGACGACGACGGAGCGGAAGGCGACGGGGAGACAACAGCTGCTGCAACCGGTGAAGCGTGA